A genomic window from Thermodesulfobacteriota bacterium includes:
- a CDS encoding helix-turn-helix transcriptional regulator, translating to MADLKYEPVSHDHKAFLKKAKKREGFRKAYENLEGEYLLAREMLSARSKSGLTQEAVAELMGTTKSAVSRLESADKHIQYAQAVGCDLEIKLVPKACPTIRSTGLPKKRLSR from the coding sequence ATGGCTGACTTAAAATATGAACCCGTTTCTCATGATCATAAAGCATTTCTCAAGAAGGCTAAGAAGCGTGAAGGGTTCCGTAAAGCATACGAAAATTTGGAGGGAGAATATCTCCTTGCCCGTGAGATGCTATCGGCGCGCTCAAAGTCCGGCCTCACTCAAGAGGCTGTTGCAGAACTAATGGGAACGACAAAAAGTGCAGTATCACGGCTGGAATCTGCAGACAAGCATATTCAGTATGCACAAGCCGTAGGCTGCGATTTGGAAATCAAATTAGTCCCTAAAGCTTGCCCAACAATACGTTCCACCGGATTGCCCAAAAAGCGGCTTTCCCGGTGA
- a CDS encoding class I SAM-dependent methyltransferase: MSNIKAVHTNKKNDTLLLRFVLSIFFFFISYSIAPYCIAEDKSSIKGGLFPVHTQSSQVITEEMLDIIVEACDQSLSKKIENQLFSYKTGGYYVEKGIFVPTRIKDPNVLTAFNKVLKPGVHFLDLGSGDGRVVFLASLFGAASTGIEFDEDIFNSSLKAREKLSKRFDLSKTELIRGDFFDADFSGYDVIYYFMSGSFEEKRLEDKLAKELKPGAILVGYIEHEAFKELNSAGRIGKRITVYKKQ; this comes from the coding sequence ATGTCAAATATAAAAGCTGTTCATACCAACAAAAAAAACGATACTTTGCTTCTAAGGTTTGTCCTGTCTATTTTTTTCTTCTTTATTTCTTATTCTATAGCCCCTTATTGCATTGCAGAGGATAAGTCCTCAATTAAAGGAGGTCTATTTCCTGTTCATACTCAGTCATCTCAGGTAATTACAGAGGAAATGCTGGATATTATAGTAGAAGCGTGTGACCAGTCCCTGTCAAAGAAGATTGAGAATCAATTGTTCAGTTATAAAACAGGGGGCTATTATGTCGAAAAAGGTATCTTTGTTCCAACCAGAATAAAGGACCCAAACGTATTGACAGCCTTCAACAAAGTATTGAAACCGGGAGTTCACTTTCTCGACCTTGGAAGTGGTGATGGAAGGGTGGTTTTTTTAGCATCTCTTTTTGGTGCTGCCTCAACCGGGATTGAATTCGATGAGGATATATTTAATTCGAGTCTCAAGGCTCGGGAAAAACTGTCCAAGAGGTTTGACCTGTCTAAAACAGAACTTATCAGAGGTGATTTCTTTGATGCGGACTTTTCCGGATACGATGTTATCTACTATTTTATGAGCGGCAGCTTTGAAGAGAAACGTCTTGAAGATAAATTGGCTAAAGAGTTGAAGCCTGGAGCCATACTCGTTGGCTATATTGAACACGAAGCATTTAAGGAGCTGAATTCAGCAGGCAGAATAGGAAAGAGGATTACTGTCTATAAGAAGCAATAG
- a CDS encoding 4Fe-4S dicluster domain-containing protein, which yields MSQSKEIFVRLDRCVGCHTCKIACSVEHSKSKNLFEAISEQPTPKTRVYVEWVPPDRKVPILCRHCEDAPCMHACISGAISRTEEGIVITNSDKCIGCWTCVMVCPYGVIGRHLETRKAYRCDRCPDIQSPACVDACPTQALVYRSVAAFSGDVRQDVAREMVSGEGR from the coding sequence ATGTCTCAGTCAAAAGAGATATTTGTCAGATTGGATCGTTGTGTGGGATGTCATACCTGCAAAATTGCTTGTTCAGTAGAACACTCCAAAAGCAAAAACCTGTTCGAAGCCATCTCAGAACAGCCAACCCCTAAAACCCGTGTCTATGTGGAATGGGTGCCCCCGGATCGTAAGGTTCCGATATTATGCCGCCACTGCGAGGATGCCCCATGTATGCACGCCTGCATAAGTGGTGCTATCAGTCGTACCGAGGAAGGAATTGTCATAACCAACAGTGATAAGTGTATAGGATGCTGGACGTGTGTAATGGTTTGTCCCTATGGTGTTATTGGACGACATCTGGAGACCCGCAAGGCGTATCGCTGTGACCGATGTCCGGACATTCAGTCTCCTGCCTGCGTGGATGCCTGTCCCACCCAGGCTCTGGTTTATCGGAGCGTTGCGGCATTTTCTGGTGATGTCCGTCAAGATGTGGCCAGAGAGATGGTCTCTGGAGAAGGGAGATAA
- a CDS encoding FAD-dependent oxidoreductase has translation MAVKQMQYVVIGASAAGMAAAEAIRKLDSQGSIIVLSEEQDMPYFRPMVPFIINGKKKFPEMMLIGQGPYQGANIGVRLDSRVKAVNTAEQKVSIKSGEELLYDKLLVATGSLPNIPSDIKGVEAEGVFVLRTIADARAIARRAETARHAVMLGGGLLNLKAAFALLERGLDVTLIVKSPNVLSRLMEPDDTVLIREALNKAGMKLMTGSNVTQILSDSTGVIGVLLESGREIACQMVCIGKGIRANVEFLDKSGILVDQGVVVDKFTRSNIQNVFAAGDVAVTFDPITGERIVTGLWTNAAEMGNCAGRNMAGQPSIYSGTFGILNATQVADEPFVSMGIVHTKGTDYETHIRATPKTYRKLVFTPDGTRLVGALFIGDISKAGLYRYIIRERMPVKDIKSDIVNHRLHYGYFLR, from the coding sequence GTGGCAGTAAAACAGATGCAATATGTTGTCATTGGGGCAAGCGCAGCCGGAATGGCAGCTGCAGAGGCAATTCGGAAACTGGATTCACAGGGTTCTATCATAGTCCTATCAGAAGAACAGGATATGCCGTATTTCCGGCCTATGGTCCCTTTTATCATAAACGGCAAAAAGAAGTTCCCGGAGATGATGCTTATAGGTCAGGGACCCTACCAGGGTGCCAATATTGGTGTCCGACTTGATTCCAGAGTGAAGGCAGTGAATACAGCCGAGCAAAAGGTTTCTATTAAGAGTGGTGAGGAATTGCTATACGATAAACTGCTTGTTGCCACCGGCAGTCTGCCTAATATTCCGTCTGACATCAAAGGGGTGGAAGCTGAAGGTGTCTTTGTATTACGGACCATTGCCGATGCCCGTGCCATAGCTCGTAGAGCAGAGACTGCCAGACATGCTGTGATGCTGGGAGGAGGTTTATTAAATCTCAAAGCAGCCTTTGCTTTGCTTGAACGAGGACTGGATGTAACATTAATCGTGAAATCCCCTAATGTTCTCTCAAGGCTGATGGAGCCTGACGATACAGTATTGATTCGTGAAGCTTTAAATAAAGCAGGCATGAAATTGATGACTGGATCGAATGTTACCCAAATCTTATCCGATTCCACAGGGGTCATTGGAGTACTGCTGGAGAGTGGCAGGGAGATTGCCTGTCAAATGGTTTGTATCGGCAAGGGAATCCGTGCCAATGTAGAATTTCTTGACAAAAGCGGTATCCTTGTAGACCAGGGCGTGGTAGTTGACAAGTTCACCCGCTCCAATATTCAGAATGTCTTTGCAGCCGGGGATGTGGCAGTGACATTTGATCCAATTACAGGAGAAAGAATTGTAACCGGGCTCTGGACTAATGCAGCGGAGATGGGTAACTGTGCCGGACGGAATATGGCGGGCCAGCCAAGTATTTATTCAGGAACCTTTGGCATTTTAAATGCAACCCAGGTGGCTGATGAACCATTCGTGTCTATGGGTATCGTCCATACGAAGGGGACCGATTATGAGACACACATTAGAGCCACTCCAAAGACCTATCGTAAATTGGTTTTTACCCCGGACGGAACCAGGCTTGTTGGCGCCCTATTTATCGGTGATATCTCGAAGGCAGGATTATACCGTTACATAATTCGTGAAAGGATGCCTGTAAAGGATATAAAGTCAGATATAGTAAATCATCGACTTCATTATGGTTACTTTTTAAGGTAA